A window from Hemicordylus capensis ecotype Gifberg chromosome 2, rHemCap1.1.pri, whole genome shotgun sequence encodes these proteins:
- the CARNMT1 gene encoding carnosine N-methyltransferase isoform X2, translating to MGNRAPRTNMHERVNRTERQFRSLPASQQKLLPQFLPHLDKIRQCIDHNQGILQTVVNDCTHMFENKEYGDSGNGKITPASTFDMDKLKSTLKQFVRDWSETGKPERDSCYQPIINEIIKNFPKDRWDLSKVNVLVPGAGLGRLAWEIAMLGYTCQGNEWSLFMLFSSNFVLNRCSETNSYKLYPWIHQFSNNKRSADQIQPVYFPDVDPHSLPPGANFSMTAGDFQEIYSECNIWDCIATCFFIDTAHNVIDYIDTIWKILKPGGIWINLGPLLYHFENLANELSIELSYEDIKHVILQYGFHIEVENESVLTTYTVNELSMMKYYYECVMFVVRKPESSI from the exons AGAACGAATATGCATGAAAGAGTAAACCGTACAGAGAGACAGTTCAGATCCCTTCCAGCCAGTCAACAGAAATTGCTTCCTCAGTTCCTTCCTCACCTTGACAAAATTCGGCAGTGCATTGATCACAATCAAGGAATTTTACAGACAGTTGTGAATGACTGCACGCACATGTTTGAAAACAAAGAATATGGTGATAGT GGAAATGGAAAGATTACACCAGCCTCCACTTTTGACATGGATAAATTAAAGTCCACTTTGAAACAATTTGTAAGAGACTGGAGTGAAACGGGgaagcctgagagagattcctgctatCAGCCAATCATTAATGAAATTATAAAGAACTTTCCAAAAGACAGatg ggatctctccaaagtTAATGTCCTGGTACCTGGTGCTGGGCTAGGTAGATTGGCCTGGGAAATAGCTATGCTTGGTTATACTTGTCAAGGAAATGAATGGAGCCTTTTTATGCTCTTTTCTTCTAACTTTGTACTCAACAG ATGCTCTGAAACCAACTCATACAAACTATATCCCTGGATCCACCAGTTTAGTAATAACAAGAGATCTGCTGACCAAATACAACCAGTTTATTTCCCTGATGTTGACCCTCACAGTCTTCCTCCTGGTGCAAACTTTTCTATGACAGCTGGAGATTTTCAAGAAATCTACTCGGAGTGTA ATATTTGGGACTGCATAGCAACCTGTTTCTTCATAGACACAGCACATAATGTCATAGATTACATTGATACAATATGGAAAATTCTAAAACCAGGAGGAATATGGATCAATTTAG GACCTCTGCtttaccactttgaaaacttaGCAAATGAGTTATCTATTGAATTGAGCTATGAGGATATAAAACATGTCATATTACAATATGGATTCCATATAGAG GTGGAAAATGAATCTGTTTTGACAACATATACTGTGAATGAACTATCCATGATGAAATACTACTATGAATGTGTGATGTTTGTGGTTCGGAAACCAGAGAGCAGTATCTGA
- the CARNMT1 gene encoding carnosine N-methyltransferase isoform X3 — MHERVNRTERQFRSLPASQQKLLPQFLPHLDKIRQCIDHNQGILQTVVNDCTHMFENKEYGDSGNGKITPASTFDMDKLKSTLKQFVRDWSETGKPERDSCYQPIINEIIKNFPKDRWDLSKVNVLVPGAGLGRLAWEIAMLGYTCQGNEWSLFMLFSSNFVLNRCSETNSYKLYPWIHQFSNNKRSADQIQPVYFPDVDPHSLPPGANFSMTAGDFQEIYSECNIWDCIATCFFIDTAHNVIDYIDTIWKILKPGGIWINLGPLLYHFENLANELSIELSYEDIKHVILQYGFHIEVENESVLTTYTVNELSMMKYYYECVMFVVRKPESSI; from the exons ATGCATGAAAGAGTAAACCGTACAGAGAGACAGTTCAGATCCCTTCCAGCCAGTCAACAGAAATTGCTTCCTCAGTTCCTTCCTCACCTTGACAAAATTCGGCAGTGCATTGATCACAATCAAGGAATTTTACAGACAGTTGTGAATGACTGCACGCACATGTTTGAAAACAAAGAATATGGTGATAGT GGAAATGGAAAGATTACACCAGCCTCCACTTTTGACATGGATAAATTAAAGTCCACTTTGAAACAATTTGTAAGAGACTGGAGTGAAACGGGgaagcctgagagagattcctgctatCAGCCAATCATTAATGAAATTATAAAGAACTTTCCAAAAGACAGatg ggatctctccaaagtTAATGTCCTGGTACCTGGTGCTGGGCTAGGTAGATTGGCCTGGGAAATAGCTATGCTTGGTTATACTTGTCAAGGAAATGAATGGAGCCTTTTTATGCTCTTTTCTTCTAACTTTGTACTCAACAG ATGCTCTGAAACCAACTCATACAAACTATATCCCTGGATCCACCAGTTTAGTAATAACAAGAGATCTGCTGACCAAATACAACCAGTTTATTTCCCTGATGTTGACCCTCACAGTCTTCCTCCTGGTGCAAACTTTTCTATGACAGCTGGAGATTTTCAAGAAATCTACTCGGAGTGTA ATATTTGGGACTGCATAGCAACCTGTTTCTTCATAGACACAGCACATAATGTCATAGATTACATTGATACAATATGGAAAATTCTAAAACCAGGAGGAATATGGATCAATTTAG GACCTCTGCtttaccactttgaaaacttaGCAAATGAGTTATCTATTGAATTGAGCTATGAGGATATAAAACATGTCATATTACAATATGGATTCCATATAGAG GTGGAAAATGAATCTGTTTTGACAACATATACTGTGAATGAACTATCCATGATGAAATACTACTATGAATGTGTGATGTTTGTGGTTCGGAAACCAGAGAGCAGTATCTGA